GGATTACAGTAAATGCAGTCCCAGAAACACCACTTCAAAAAGTATTGTGCACTCAGACTCATGCAGTGAGTTGAGAGTTGACCCTAACCTTGTATTCACTGTAACTGCGGCTACAGGCTGCAACATGTTGATGAGGACACCTGCCTGTAATACCTTCATACAAGGTCCAAACTAAAAATAAAGTGCTTATAGAAAATTCAGTTGTATGAAAGTAAAGACTGCAGGATCGACCACATCAAACTtcatcagcaaacacacacaataaaatagaaGTTGTGCTGCAATGTGATGCTTTGGCCTTTAACAggttttgataaaaaaaaataaagtgtgaaaatatgaaatatgaaaataggAAGACATAAGTAATTAGAATTGTAATATCTTAATATATCGTATATCCTAAGGACAGACACTGTGTCTGTCATCCTTATAAAATCCTCTTTTGCCATACTTTGCCATGAAAGCATGTGACTCTTTGTATAAAGCTATCATGGATTGTTCACGGGGGCTGTGTTGTACTCAGCACAGCCTATCAATGCTCCAAGAAGAGCAGTCGGTGATATCATGTGTATCATTGTGCATCTCTTCTAGCaatggaacacacacattttacataaACATATTGAGGCACTTGTGTTATAGGTATACTTACATCCTGGGATCTCAGTTAGTTCATTCAGAGGTGGCACTGTCTCCAACGTATTTGCGTACTTTTTGGCAGCCTGTCTTTGAAGAGACCTTGCCTCGATTTCCTTTTTGGTTCTTGGGATTCGACATTTGAATATACAGCACAGAGTAATGACTGGGATAAAGGGGAAAAACAGGGACACGGTGAGTTTATTTGATTGCACAttataatggatggatggatgacagacaaacagacagacagactgaccaACTGCTAGAGCAAATACTGCAAAGATGCCAATGATCTGCCACAAGCGCAGCCCCCAGAAAACAACAGTCTCTGAGGTGACTGGGTCCGGCTTTTTCGGGGGGTCTGTGGGTAAAAGCTGTGGAAAAAATGACAAACCATTGATTTTGAAGAAATTGCACGCTACACATAAACCTCTGCATGCTGGATTTATAACAGATATCAAACACAGCTGTGGCTATAAAATGCTGTTCAACCGTCTGTGGTGTGAGACCCCGTTCCCCGTTCCCCAGTCCTTTGTATCCTTAAGATACTTAACCTCAATTTGTTCCCCAGGTGCCATGAGGGCTGCCAACTGCTCCTCAGGGATGCGTCAAATGCAGAGAAGAATCAACaaagtatattttttatttatttcatctgaCACAGAAGAACTGTCTGTGGTCCTACGGTTCCCCTTCAAGTAGACCCTAAACTGGGAAAGACATCCTGTCGGGTTGCCGTCCTCAAGAATCCAGCCTCAAGGATTACCAACCGGGGGTAGAGACAGACAaatgagatagatagatagatagatgtttTCTTAAGTAAGCTGGAAAGTCTACAGTGAAGTATTCCTTAAACCATTGCCAAGTTAAGACACAAATAATGTACAGATATCTGTAGCTTTGTCATCTCCTGAAAAATATGTCTTGCAAGGTTAGGGAAATGCCAAAAAATTTGATAAAAGCATTGTGTttgtttcctaaatcaatggattagatcaatacatttccctggaaaaaaacataataattgcAAGGATTTTTCCTTATACTGTGTATTGATCACTTCACTGGATTACACAGGGTTGTCTTGGAAACTCTATAAATCAACCACAGTTGGATTTGAAAATGGGGGTTTTATTGGCGCTGCCTGGCACTAAAGTGGTGTAATagaaaaagtgttttaaaaataacCTCAGGCAGTGGCTCGGTCAAGACCAAGGACAGGTTTTACTGACAATGAAAAATGTAAcagaatgaatttatttttggtaGGAAAAATCTATAATCATGACTACagtaaagaagaaagaaacattcACCCAAGTTATTTTGATGGTCCTCGTTTGtgaaagtaaacaaataaaatggcagGTATGAGGATGAGCCTGGAATGTGCCGAAA
This Brachionichthys hirsutus isolate HB-005 unplaced genomic scaffold, CSIRO-AGI_Bhir_v1 contig_144, whole genome shotgun sequence DNA region includes the following protein-coding sequences:
- the LOC137917239 gene encoding transmembrane inner ear expressed protein-like, coding for MMTGEQPVCPLQLVLKGWGAVLLSQCLSSVFSQVPDPELLPTDPPKKPDPVTSETVVFWGLRLWQIIGIFAVFALAVVITLCCIFKCRIPRTKKEIEARSLQRQAAKKYANTLETVPPLNELTEIPGSAPDASAVQTVSEQVQSQSANENP